A portion of the Granulosicoccus antarcticus IMCC3135 genome contains these proteins:
- a CDS encoding sensor histidine kinase, translated as MGFSNILKPRGVQWFIVPLIIVLLISVQFWVGARVQARTLDLRHSLNTTYGVALELTQVLGYGGLIHHFKNFLLRPDEIQYLEAGKEAARTADELVWELEQSASSLGFETTLSNTRSIIDGYSERLQRIPGLVDSGMSAHQLDRALRLDDRFAIQEISSLLDQLSVSVNFQVENIETQGRILNLVSLAGTIALSLLILTLFIQRRHRNEHMISIDALNEQLAASNSRLTEANTSLKQFAGIVSHDLKGPLRHISLFNNQILEDIDNGEMVRNHVCMSQASVLRITELISSLLDFTKTGFKQPELILIDIKPLIMDVVSEFQIPIDETHARVTVQAEGKILADALLIRRVLHNLMDNSLKYMKTGLPPDVNIVAKYLDDLEGGAMQIVISDNGIGIPCEHAQRVFEPLQRLHSGQAEYSGTGIGLSLARTVVNAHGGQIKVDDDYRGGTRICITLPCQANLKKLDARI; from the coding sequence ATGGGGTTCTCAAACATTCTGAAACCGCGAGGAGTTCAGTGGTTTATTGTGCCGTTGATCATCGTTCTGTTGATCTCTGTGCAATTCTGGGTCGGTGCTCGTGTGCAGGCACGAACTCTGGATCTTCGCCACAGTCTGAATACCACCTATGGTGTGGCATTGGAGTTGACTCAGGTGTTGGGTTACGGTGGGCTCATCCATCATTTCAAGAATTTTCTGCTGCGACCTGACGAGATACAGTATCTGGAGGCCGGCAAAGAGGCTGCAAGAACTGCCGATGAACTGGTTTGGGAGCTGGAGCAAAGCGCCAGTAGTCTGGGTTTCGAAACAACCCTGTCGAACACACGCTCCATAATTGATGGCTACAGTGAGAGGCTGCAACGCATTCCCGGATTGGTCGATTCTGGCATGTCCGCCCATCAACTGGACAGAGCGCTGAGACTGGATGACCGATTCGCCATTCAGGAGATCAGCAGTCTGCTGGATCAGTTGTCGGTGTCAGTTAATTTTCAGGTCGAGAACATCGAAACGCAGGGACGAATCCTGAACCTGGTAAGTCTGGCTGGCACCATCGCGTTGTCATTATTGATTTTGACCCTGTTCATACAGCGTCGTCACCGCAATGAGCATATGATTTCGATTGATGCGCTCAATGAACAACTGGCCGCCAGTAACTCCCGATTGACGGAAGCCAACACCTCATTGAAACAGTTTGCGGGCATCGTCTCTCACGACCTGAAAGGCCCGCTGCGTCATATCAGTTTGTTCAACAACCAGATTCTGGAAGATATAGACAACGGGGAAATGGTTCGAAATCACGTTTGCATGAGTCAGGCGTCGGTATTGCGTATAACCGAGTTGATCAGCAGTCTGCTGGATTTCACCAAGACCGGTTTTAAACAGCCTGAACTGATACTGATAGACATCAAGCCGCTCATCATGGATGTCGTCTCGGAGTTTCAGATACCCATAGATGAGACGCACGCAAGGGTTACAGTGCAGGCCGAAGGCAAAATATTGGCAGACGCCTTGTTAATACGTCGTGTATTGCACAATCTGATGGATAACAGTCTTAAATACATGAAGACGGGCCTGCCTCCGGACGTCAACATAGTAGCGAAGTATCTTGATGATCTGGAAGGGGGGGCAATGCAAATAGTGATAAGCGACAACGGGATTGGCATTCCGTGTGAGCATGCACAACGGGTTTTCGAACCTCTGCAGCGTTTGCATTCAGGCCAGGCAGAGTACTCAGGGACCGGTATCGGTCTATCTCTTGCTAGAACCGTAGTGAATGCTCATGGTGGGCAGATCAAAGTA
- a CDS encoding vWA domain-containing protein: MKKLTQSTTCLVLTSLTLMTAGCYRENAGITRSSPDQIASDSPVRVSPSPTTSSKGRQAEMPMGIVSDEAVSQPQSAMSFTRQKIQSNEHRQAPVNAYSAQSQETYAALIRNATVQTSTQAVSTFSIDVDTGAYSNVRRFIQNGQLPPENAVRVEELLNYFSYNYEAATDTQVPFSVTTEVGKTPWNDKTQLLHIGLKGYVPPAADTIAANLVFLIDVSGSMDSPDKLGLLKSSISLLSHELSANDTVSIVVYAGSSGTVLEPTPGNQHQKIDQALNRLTAGGSTNGAQGIELAYQLANENFQINGINRIILATDGDFNVGNSDVKSLTKLITRKRESGIALTTLGFGTGNYNDQLMEQLADAGNGSHAYIDTLGEARKVLVDEMQATLLTIAGDVKIQVEFNPEQVSEYRLIGYSNRQLANEDFNNDRVDAGEIGAGHTVTALYEIALQGDGGERHSAKRYETSAQAEKELNGVASSDPRLDEIAQVHLRYKLPDETKSRLTTHIIKKPDPEHPAPLSEDFLFSASVAAFGQLLQGDNRLESFSYQDVRQLGAGSLGDDPFGYRAEYLRLVDMSGSLDRFSRLENRADIPDAG; encoded by the coding sequence ATGAAAAAATTGACGCAGTCCACTACTTGCCTGGTCCTGACCTCGCTCACTCTGATGACAGCGGGTTGTTATCGGGAAAATGCAGGTATTACCCGGTCTTCGCCTGATCAGATTGCTTCAGACTCACCGGTCAGGGTGTCTCCTTCACCCACTACGTCGAGTAAAGGTCGCCAGGCTGAAATGCCAATGGGGATAGTCAGCGACGAAGCCGTGTCGCAACCTCAAAGTGCCATGAGCTTCACACGCCAAAAGATCCAGAGCAACGAGCACCGGCAAGCACCAGTGAATGCATATTCTGCCCAGAGCCAGGAAACCTATGCAGCATTGATACGCAATGCGACGGTGCAAACGTCGACACAAGCTGTGTCTACCTTCAGCATCGATGTCGACACAGGAGCCTATTCAAATGTTCGACGGTTTATCCAGAACGGCCAGCTGCCACCTGAGAATGCCGTGCGAGTTGAGGAATTACTGAACTATTTCTCCTATAACTATGAAGCAGCAACTGATACGCAAGTGCCCTTCAGCGTTACCACGGAAGTGGGCAAGACGCCATGGAATGACAAAACCCAACTGCTGCACATAGGTCTGAAAGGCTACGTTCCCCCGGCAGCGGACACTATCGCTGCCAATCTCGTTTTTCTGATTGATGTCTCCGGTTCGATGGATAGCCCCGACAAACTCGGCTTGCTGAAGTCGTCCATCAGCCTGCTAAGCCATGAACTGTCGGCCAACGACACCGTCAGCATTGTTGTCTACGCCGGATCCTCGGGCACGGTACTGGAGCCCACCCCCGGCAACCAGCATCAAAAAATTGACCAGGCATTGAACCGGTTAACCGCTGGCGGCTCCACCAACGGAGCTCAAGGCATTGAGCTGGCGTATCAACTGGCCAATGAAAATTTTCAGATCAATGGTATAAATCGCATCATTCTGGCCACCGATGGTGATTTCAATGTCGGCAACAGCGATGTCAAATCACTCACAAAACTGATCACCAGAAAACGTGAATCGGGTATCGCTCTGACGACTCTGGGATTTGGTACTGGCAATTACAATGACCAACTGATGGAACAGTTGGCCGATGCGGGCAACGGCTCCCATGCCTATATCGACACCTTGGGAGAGGCTCGCAAAGTCCTGGTTGATGAAATGCAGGCAACCTTGCTTACGATTGCAGGAGACGTCAAAATCCAGGTCGAATTCAATCCTGAACAGGTCAGCGAGTACCGTCTCATCGGCTACAGCAACCGGCAGCTTGCCAACGAGGACTTCAATAATGATCGTGTGGATGCTGGCGAGATAGGAGCCGGTCATACAGTCACAGCGCTTTATGAAATTGCCTTGCAAGGCGATGGCGGCGAAAGGCATTCAGCCAAACGATACGAAACGTCAGCACAGGCAGAGAAAGAGTTGAACGGTGTGGCTTCGAGCGATCCTCGACTGGATGAAATTGCCCAGGTTCACCTGCGCTACAAATTGCCGGATGAGACAAAGAGCCGCCTGACGACGCATATCATCAAGAAACCCGATCCGGAACACCCGGCACCACTGTCAGAGGATTTTTTGTTTTCGGCAAGCGTTGCAGCATTCGGACAATTGCTGCAAGGCGACAATCGACTGGAATCTTTCAGCTATCAGGACGTTCGCCAATTGGGCGCAGGCTCCCTGGGTGACGATCCTTTCGGTTACCGGGCAGAATATCTGCGCCTGGTTGACATGAGCGGCAGTCTGGACCGATTCAGCCGTCTTGAAAATCGTGCTGACATACCCGATGCAGGTTGA
- a CDS encoding sigma-70 family RNA polymerase sigma factor, whose translation MSDVALLSSMTTERWGQQLSVAGAGIHLTTDMDEDGQLMKAYAGGDAAAFETLYSRHKQPLFRFVKNSCGNEAIAHELYQDIWLHVIKGRSSYRLESPFRAWLYRIARNRLIDHYRQQPVLADSSFDPDTHVISLSTMTSAPLTPDEIAELGERAQVLHAALQTLPATQRESLLLRYIAGMSLKEVAAIVNEGTETIKSRLRYATAKLRTQLKELSQ comes from the coding sequence ATGAGCGACGTTGCACTGCTATCATCGATGACTACTGAGCGATGGGGGCAGCAGCTTTCAGTCGCAGGAGCCGGCATTCACTTGACGACCGATATGGACGAAGATGGGCAATTGATGAAAGCCTATGCAGGCGGCGACGCCGCAGCATTTGAAACCTTGTACTCACGCCACAAACAACCGTTGTTTCGATTTGTAAAAAACAGTTGTGGCAACGAAGCTATCGCACATGAACTCTATCAGGACATCTGGTTGCATGTGATAAAAGGTCGATCAAGCTATCGTCTGGAGTCGCCGTTCCGAGCCTGGCTCTACCGCATCGCACGCAATCGCCTGATTGACCATTACCGCCAACAGCCGGTACTAGCCGATAGCTCGTTTGATCCGGACACCCATGTCATCAGTCTATCCACAATGACCAGCGCGCCATTGACACCCGATGAAATTGCCGAACTCGGTGAGCGCGCACAGGTGCTTCATGCGGCACTGCAAACCCTGCCCGCAACACAACGAGAGAGTTTACTGCTGCGCTACATTGCCGGCATGAGCCTCAAAGAGGTTGCCGCAATAGTCAACGAAGGTACTGAAACAATAAAGAGTCGATTACGCTACGCCACCGCCAAACTGAGAACGCAACTGAAGGAGTTGTCGCAATGA
- a CDS encoding HAD family hydrolase → MNLKTKKYWLFDMDGTLTQAMHDFDAMRSTLGLPAGMPILEALAAMDPEQAKVKHAALDAMELDMAADAIPQPGSHELLSLLQSQGATLGIVTRNGKQIANVTLAACGLDEFFSDADIISRDCCVAKPDPAGVQLLLSRWTADPADAVMVGDYLFDLQAGHSAGIDTVHMDVDSRFEWPQYTSVSVNSLQALTAYISP, encoded by the coding sequence ATGAACCTGAAGACCAAGAAGTACTGGCTGTTCGACATGGACGGAACTCTGACTCAAGCCATGCATGATTTTGATGCCATGCGCAGTACCCTCGGACTGCCAGCCGGCATGCCGATCCTGGAAGCTCTGGCAGCCATGGATCCCGAACAAGCCAAGGTGAAACATGCCGCTCTGGATGCCATGGAGCTGGACATGGCCGCAGATGCAATACCTCAACCAGGTAGCCACGAATTGCTTTCTCTATTACAAAGTCAAGGGGCTACACTTGGCATAGTAACTCGCAATGGCAAGCAGATAGCCAATGTAACATTGGCGGCTTGCGGTCTGGATGAGTTTTTCTCCGATGCGGACATCATCAGTCGTGACTGCTGCGTTGCCAAACCGGATCCAGCCGGTGTTCAACTACTGCTGTCTCGCTGGACAGCTGATCCTGCCGATGCTGTCATGGTAGGCGACTACCTGTTCGATTTGCAGGCCGGTCATTCTGCAGGAATTGACACTGTTCATATGGATGTAGACAGCCGCTTCGAATGGCCTCAGTACACCAGCGTTTCCGTGAATTCCTTGCAGGCGTTGACTGCTTATATAAGCCCTTAG
- a CDS encoding GntR family transcriptional regulator — MAAVLTGEIDPGSALSPQVYQMLKEAIIRADMLPGQRLSDIELAKTWDISRQPIREAFMRLQAEDLLDVRPQRGTFVRRISVPAVLDARFVREAIEADIVRVVAESAESSVIKELKALLAAQKKLLKQPPVQFMKLDDEFHRTLAEAAGKPYAWRVIEDVKTQMDRVRFLSFNDFHMERLVSQHADIVSAIAKGQPLDAIEQMRKHLQGILKSIDQIACEFPDFFTGEHK; from the coding sequence ATGGCTGCCGTTCTGACAGGAGAGATCGATCCGGGTAGTGCCTTGAGTCCGCAGGTCTACCAGATGCTCAAGGAAGCAATCATCAGAGCAGATATGCTGCCTGGTCAGCGCCTGTCCGATATCGAGCTGGCAAAAACATGGGACATCAGCCGTCAGCCTATTCGCGAGGCTTTCATGCGATTGCAGGCAGAAGACCTGCTGGACGTCCGCCCACAGCGAGGCACCTTTGTCAGGCGTATATCGGTGCCAGCGGTGCTGGATGCGCGCTTTGTGCGCGAAGCGATTGAGGCTGATATCGTCAGAGTCGTGGCTGAGTCTGCCGAGAGTTCTGTCATCAAAGAGCTAAAGGCCTTGCTGGCAGCACAGAAAAAACTGCTGAAGCAGCCACCGGTGCAATTCATGAAGCTGGATGACGAATTCCACCGGACACTGGCGGAAGCTGCAGGCAAACCTTACGCCTGGCGTGTCATTGAAGACGTGAAGACGCAAATGGATCGAGTGCGTTTTCTTTCATTCAACGATTTTCACATGGAGCGTCTGGTCAGCCAGCATGCAGATATCGTGTCTGCCATTGCGAAGGGCCAGCCCCTGGATGCCATTGAACAGATGCGAAAACACTTGCAAGGCATCCTCAAGTCCATTGATCAGATTGCTTGCGAATTTCCTGATTTTTTCACCGGGGAGCATAAATGA
- the uxuA gene encoding mannonate dehydratase: protein MKHTWRWFGPKDLVSIDDVCQAGAKGIVSALHHIDNGEIWSPQEIQTRQQAIAVRKDNSASGLTWDVVESVPVSEDIKKQDGQWHTHIQNYNQTLTNLAAAGIETVCYNFMPILDWTRTDLRWELPNGGTCMRFDLTDFALFDIHLLKRPGAAEDYPEQIVEACTRKHRSLSDEQLKQLQTSIVCGLPGANQELTIDDVRALLSQYDAIDADRLRKHHHQFLEMVAPHAQSLGMRLCCHPDDPPFSLLGLPRVVSTEADYQAMLEAVDVHANGVTLCSGSLGARADNDLPGMMRRLGSRVHFLHMRNVTRDNDDLPCSFYEAEHLAGSTDMVALIGAALDEEQRRRDAGQSDWQIPMRPDHGQDILDDLGRRTQPGYPSIGRLKGLAELRGVETALASLKQTVVA from the coding sequence ATGAAGCACACATGGCGATGGTTTGGTCCCAAGGATCTGGTTAGCATTGATGATGTCTGCCAGGCAGGGGCAAAGGGAATAGTCTCCGCCCTTCACCATATCGACAATGGTGAAATCTGGAGTCCGCAGGAAATCCAGACGCGCCAACAGGCCATTGCAGTACGCAAGGACAATTCAGCCTCGGGGCTGACATGGGATGTCGTGGAGAGCGTACCCGTCTCGGAAGACATCAAGAAACAGGATGGCCAATGGCACACTCATATCCAGAACTATAACCAGACACTCACCAATCTGGCGGCAGCCGGTATAGAGACGGTCTGTTACAACTTCATGCCGATACTGGACTGGACACGCACTGATTTGCGCTGGGAACTACCCAATGGCGGCACCTGCATGCGCTTTGATCTGACTGACTTTGCGCTGTTTGATATCCACTTGCTAAAACGCCCGGGAGCCGCTGAGGATTACCCTGAACAGATTGTCGAAGCCTGTACACGCAAACATCGCAGCCTGTCTGACGAGCAACTGAAGCAGCTGCAAACCTCGATTGTCTGTGGTCTGCCCGGAGCCAATCAGGAACTGACTATTGACGATGTGCGTGCACTGCTTTCACAGTACGATGCCATTGATGCCGATCGACTTCGCAAGCATCACCATCAGTTTCTGGAGATGGTCGCCCCGCATGCACAGAGTCTGGGTATGCGCCTTTGCTGCCACCCTGATGATCCACCGTTTTCACTGCTGGGTCTGCCTCGCGTGGTGTCTACCGAGGCGGATTATCAGGCCATGCTAGAGGCGGTTGATGTCCATGCCAATGGCGTCACTCTATGCAGCGGATCGCTGGGTGCACGTGCCGACAATGACCTGCCTGGAATGATGCGACGCCTGGGTTCACGCGTGCATTTTCTGCATATGCGCAATGTCACACGTGACAATGACGACCTGCCCTGCTCTTTCTACGAAGCAGAGCACCTGGCCGGCAGCACCGATATGGTGGCGCTGATTGGTGCAGCCCTTGATGAAGAGCAGCGCCGCCGCGATGCCGGTCAGAGTGACTGGCAGATCCCGATGCGGCCAGATCATGGTCAGGATATTCTCGATGACCTGGGCCGCCGAACGCAACCCGGCTATCCGTCCATCGGCAGGCTCAAAGGTCTGGCCGAGCTGCGAGGGGTGGAAACCGCACTGGCCTCCTTGAAACAGACCGTCGTCGCCTGA
- a CDS encoding alpha/beta hydrolase — protein MRVTPLYRQEQGRCVSRVPDELDQDYFSDAGCEIPVAFEPTTLASHCELLLNADQLGEGQGINTPPVWTLPPGTRLDVGARSLEGVQQPYLQRQIYRTVQTLRGECALEMRVYAPSPVSEGEQRPSLLALHGGSWSSRGFGFFGLEMTIPHYVDAGFVVYAPFYRLLGDSEGSAACNEASIEQISDDAAAALDWVQIHATDYGSSPKPVVFGQSAGAHLATSLAVNRSSEVASAVLFYTPTDFTDFALRAQQGFYTDEQGLGILERLLNVSADEADVSASPIPENSFPLRIVQEGIDIPPVFMVHGMQDGLVEARQSVRLCDALAGRQLLALDAEVEQPDTLREIVQCGAGSGASSQLQLIREGEHALDVCLAGALLPTDLCPSGSEASRQEVASAIGDAVSFANNTGRGIDGTEAGQRPAEDEVSETSGESGSGAGVVLPWLLALTLWLRRHPVVRARRSCLQDNS, from the coding sequence ATGAGGGTTACGCCTCTGTATCGGCAGGAGCAGGGGCGTTGTGTCAGCCGCGTACCTGATGAACTTGATCAAGACTATTTCAGTGATGCTGGCTGTGAAATCCCCGTCGCCTTCGAGCCGACTACACTCGCCAGTCATTGCGAGTTACTGCTCAATGCTGACCAACTGGGTGAGGGGCAGGGCATCAATACACCGCCGGTATGGACTCTTCCACCGGGTACACGATTGGATGTGGGTGCCCGTTCGCTGGAGGGTGTGCAGCAGCCTTATCTGCAACGGCAGATCTATCGCACGGTGCAGACGTTGCGGGGGGAGTGTGCTCTGGAAATGCGAGTCTACGCTCCGAGTCCGGTGAGTGAGGGTGAACAGCGGCCTTCGTTGCTCGCCTTGCATGGTGGCAGCTGGAGTAGCCGCGGATTTGGTTTCTTCGGCCTTGAAATGACTATCCCGCATTATGTTGACGCAGGGTTTGTGGTTTATGCACCGTTCTATCGTCTGCTGGGAGATTCTGAAGGGAGTGCTGCCTGTAATGAGGCGAGTATCGAACAGATCAGTGATGATGCGGCGGCTGCGCTGGACTGGGTGCAGATTCATGCGACCGACTATGGCAGCTCTCCCAAGCCGGTGGTCTTTGGGCAATCGGCCGGGGCACATCTGGCTACTTCTCTGGCAGTTAACAGGTCCAGCGAAGTGGCAAGCGCCGTGTTGTTCTATACGCCGACAGATTTCACGGATTTTGCTCTGCGTGCGCAGCAGGGCTTCTACACCGACGAGCAAGGTCTGGGCATTCTTGAGCGCTTGCTGAATGTGAGTGCCGATGAGGCCGATGTGAGTGCGTCGCCGATCCCGGAAAATAGTTTTCCACTGCGAATCGTGCAGGAAGGAATCGATATACCACCTGTGTTCATGGTGCATGGCATGCAGGATGGGCTGGTTGAGGCGCGACAGTCCGTTCGTCTGTGTGACGCTTTGGCGGGCAGGCAATTACTGGCTCTGGATGCCGAAGTGGAACAACCTGACACGTTGCGGGAAATCGTTCAGTGCGGTGCGGGCTCGGGAGCGAGTTCTCAGCTGCAACTGATTCGCGAAGGCGAGCATGCCCTGGATGTCTGTCTGGCGGGAGCACTATTGCCCACCGATCTATGTCCTTCGGGTAGCGAGGCTTCGCGTCAGGAGGTGGCAAGTGCCATCGGCGATGCTGTCAGTTTTGCCAATAACACGGGGCGAGGCATTGATGGCACTGAAGCTGGCCAGAGACCTGCTGAAGATGAAGTCTCTGAGACCAGTGGCGAGAGTGGCAGTGGAGCAGGTGTTGTGCTGCCATGGCTGCTGGCCCTGACTTTATGGCTGCGCCGTCACCCCGTAGTACGGGCCCGGCGCAGCTGCTTGCAAGATAATTCCTGA
- a CDS encoding M48 family metalloprotease, with protein sequence MLPATGMLSMLVLSACVQNPVTGKKDFLLVSEDWEMQVGAREYLPQRQAQGGDYVVDPSVEAYVKSVGQRLAAHSDRKLAYEFHVINDSTPNAWALPGGKISINRGLLVRLKSESELAAVLGHEIVHAAAKHGAKGQTRGIGLQVGIMTASILGAREGYGQQVQLVSSVGAQIINSQYGQGAELESDRYGMDYMAKAGYDPQGAVELQRTFVALSKGQRSDSLSRLFASHPPSEKRVAQNIKTASGLSKGGKVGQSEYRRAMARLFKTEKAYKDFDMAQLAFQKKNSKQASALLREAMRIEPNEAHFHSLMGDIALSQRHLSSAKRSFDKAISLNDKFYYYYLQRGKINELQKNSRAAQADYANSIKLLPTTAAQLSLGQYAERAGKLSVAKRYYAMAAQATGDEASKARASLMRLDPPVGPETTLLVRQGLTSRGTFAIELINQTSRDIGFVKLGISARSGSRQQLHSVRQVIPAGQRHQIDTKRRLTQQQANQLRVVILEARMQ encoded by the coding sequence ATGCTGCCTGCCACTGGCATGCTCAGTATGCTGGTGCTCAGTGCCTGCGTACAGAACCCGGTGACAGGCAAAAAGGATTTTCTGCTGGTATCCGAAGACTGGGAAATGCAGGTGGGGGCGCGGGAATACCTGCCTCAGCGGCAGGCTCAAGGTGGTGACTATGTCGTTGATCCGAGCGTGGAGGCCTATGTAAAGTCAGTCGGGCAACGACTGGCCGCCCATAGTGACCGGAAGCTGGCGTATGAGTTTCATGTCATCAACGATTCCACCCCGAATGCCTGGGCTTTGCCGGGAGGCAAGATCAGCATCAACCGGGGCCTGCTTGTCCGGTTGAAGAGCGAATCTGAACTGGCGGCCGTGTTGGGTCACGAAATTGTGCATGCAGCCGCCAAGCATGGTGCTAAAGGGCAGACTCGTGGAATCGGCTTGCAGGTGGGCATCATGACCGCATCCATCCTGGGGGCACGTGAAGGCTATGGCCAGCAGGTGCAGTTGGTTTCCAGTGTGGGTGCGCAAATCATCAACAGTCAGTACGGTCAGGGTGCCGAGCTGGAATCGGACCGTTATGGCATGGATTACATGGCCAAGGCTGGCTATGATCCGCAGGGCGCGGTCGAGTTACAGCGAACTTTCGTCGCCTTGTCCAAAGGGCAGAGAAGTGATTCGCTGTCGCGGCTGTTTGCCAGTCATCCGCCGTCAGAAAAACGAGTGGCTCAGAATATCAAGACCGCCAGTGGCCTGAGCAAGGGTGGCAAGGTAGGACAGAGCGAATATCGCCGAGCCATGGCGCGTCTGTTCAAGACGGAAAAAGCCTATAAAGACTTTGATATGGCGCAGCTGGCTTTCCAGAAAAAGAATTCGAAACAGGCATCGGCTCTGCTACGCGAAGCCATGCGTATTGAGCCCAATGAGGCCCATTTCCATTCACTGATGGGTGATATCGCACTCTCGCAGCGTCATCTGTCCAGTGCCAAGCGCTCATTCGACAAGGCTATTTCGCTGAACGACAAATTCTATTACTACTATCTGCAACGTGGCAAGATCAACGAGCTGCAGAAAAACTCACGGGCAGCCCAGGCCGACTACGCCAACAGTATCAAGTTGCTGCCGACAACGGCGGCTCAACTCAGTCTGGGGCAGTATGCCGAGCGGGCTGGCAAACTCTCGGTGGCGAAGCGTTATTATGCGATGGCCGCTCAGGCAACAGGAGATGAGGCGAGCAAGGCGCGTGCCTCACTCATGCGACTGGATCCACCGGTCGGTCCCGAGACCACTCTGCTGGTGCGTCAGGGGCTGACCAGTCGGGGTACATTTGCGATTGAACTGATCAACCAGACATCTCGTGATATTGGCTTTGTAAAGCTGGGTATTAGCGCTAGATCGGGGTCACGACAGCAGCTGCACAGTGTTCGTCAGGTAATCCCTGCCGGACAGCGGCATCAGATCGATACGAAGCGTCGCTTGACGCAGCAACAGGCAAATCAACTCAGGGTGGTCATTCTTGAAGCCAGAATGCAGTAG
- a CDS encoding FKBP-type peptidyl-prolyl cis-trans isomerase encodes MPDDQTPIEADASEGTGSNSGAVAGPNMVIGFHYDLYDGKAQKMESSKAGEPVLCLHGERGVLLALQDAFVGKVAGDDFSITIPHEKAYGRRYPDRKQRLPRKKIDGGKQQTFRPGQVITMQGEHGPSPATVIKVGKFNIDVDVNHPLAGVDLTFDIQIVSVRESSAEERAHGHAHGVGGHHH; translated from the coding sequence ATGCCAGACGATCAGACACCTATAGAAGCAGATGCCAGCGAAGGCACGGGTAGCAACAGTGGTGCTGTTGCAGGGCCGAATATGGTTATCGGTTTTCATTACGACCTGTATGACGGCAAAGCGCAAAAGATGGAATCATCCAAAGCAGGCGAGCCCGTCCTGTGTTTACACGGCGAACGCGGCGTGTTGCTGGCATTACAGGATGCCTTTGTTGGCAAGGTTGCCGGTGATGATTTTTCGATAACCATACCCCATGAAAAGGCCTATGGCAGACGCTACCCCGATCGCAAGCAGCGCCTGCCTCGCAAGAAGATAGACGGAGGCAAACAGCAAACGTTCCGTCCCGGTCAGGTGATTACCATGCAAGGTGAGCACGGGCCGAGTCCAGCCACCGTGATCAAAGTGGGAAAATTCAATATTGATGTGGACGTCAATCATCCGTTGGCAGGGGTTGATCTGACCTTTGATATACAGATCGTTTCAGTTCGTGAGTCAAGTGCTGAAGAGCGTGCCCATGGGCATGCTCATGGGGTGGGTGGACACCACCACTAA
- a CDS encoding DUF6279 family lipoprotein, with protein MITTTPQPRATRKHLSDLPRIISALALLLMLASCTNSKLLVTPFYNKLDDKILAEFNKLADFNKAQSAVFEQAVGTFHVWHRQSELPQYAQLLQDIARTITEPEATTDKAVTQWVNTAETLSRSVRECYPINFMAGTAKTLTDKQINSIESYIQNEQREDRQRHESLSAEERMDRRVKNADKWADRIDLKLTQQQRDALRDSFSRQISLRKQYLDLLETWNQQLFAIARNQQDKNYEAKIQAHIAKRWTLLETNHADESRSNRQLFRETVQEFVHSLDAQQRRSVSRWVGKMGSTLQAVSQDKPSFRPGKDASVGCLVQTAN; from the coding sequence ATGATAACCACTACTCCACAGCCGCGGGCAACTCGCAAGCACTTGTCTGATCTGCCACGTATCATCTCTGCTCTGGCCCTGCTACTCATGCTTGCCAGCTGCACCAACAGCAAATTGCTGGTCACGCCTTTCTATAATAAGCTTGATGACAAGATTCTCGCTGAATTCAACAAGCTCGCCGACTTCAACAAAGCCCAGAGCGCTGTTTTTGAACAAGCTGTCGGTACCTTTCATGTCTGGCACAGGCAATCTGAACTACCGCAGTATGCCCAGCTGCTACAGGACATTGCCCGCACAATCACAGAGCCCGAGGCCACCACGGACAAGGCAGTCACACAATGGGTGAACACGGCTGAAACACTCTCGCGCTCTGTACGTGAATGCTATCCGATCAATTTCATGGCCGGCACTGCCAAGACGCTCACTGACAAGCAGATCAATAGCATCGAGAGCTATATCCAGAACGAACAACGCGAGGATCGCCAGCGCCATGAATCACTCAGTGCCGAAGAGCGCATGGACAGACGCGTAAAAAATGCCGACAAATGGGCTGACCGTATCGACCTGAAACTGACTCAGCAACAACGCGATGCTTTGCGTGACAGCTTCTCCCGGCAAATCAGCCTTCGCAAACAATATCTGGACCTGCTGGAGACCTGGAACCAACAATTGTTTGCCATCGCACGCAATCAACAAGACAAGAATTACGAAGCAAAAATCCAGGCGCATATCGCCAAGCGATGGACGTTGCTTGAAACCAATCATGCGGATGAATCGCGGAGCAACCGCCAGCTGTTTCGAGAGACGGTTCAGGAATTTGTTCACAGCCTGGATGCACAGCAACGCCGCAGTGTCAGTCGCTGGGTAGGCAAGATGGGATCCACGCTACAGGCGGTGTCGCAAGACAAGCCCTCATTCAGACCAGGCAAAGATGCCAGCGTCGGCTGTCTGGTGCAAACGGCAAACTGA